The following coding sequences are from one Sulfitobacter sp. HNIBRBA3233 window:
- a CDS encoding diacylglycerol/lipid kinase family protein: MPKKVIVILNRGSGGRDGETREATIRRAFARHGYDVDIMSFNPRNGVERAARAALEAKPDIIAVSGGDGTICAVASVMAGSVQTMAVIPSGTFNYFARSLDLPEDIDRAVDVIATGQKRPTNIAMINDSVFLNNTSIGAYSAILQNREGIYAKWGRSRIAAYWSVIKTLATFRAPLKITVTIDGTAREYRTPLVFVMNNAFQLDQMNLPGRAHIENGQMVLLIAPHTNRWGLLKNAMALGMGIAKPKSDYELHGAAEFCIDMKRKRRAVARDGEISKMAGPFNLRVVHGALDVIVPSETAATEAVR, encoded by the coding sequence ATGCCCAAGAAAGTCATCGTGATTCTGAACCGGGGATCGGGGGGTCGCGACGGTGAAACCCGCGAGGCCACCATTCGTCGTGCCTTCGCGCGTCACGGCTACGACGTCGATATCATGTCGTTCAACCCCAGAAACGGGGTCGAGCGGGCAGCACGCGCCGCATTGGAAGCCAAGCCTGACATCATTGCTGTCTCGGGCGGCGACGGCACCATTTGCGCCGTTGCGTCTGTCATGGCCGGAAGCGTGCAGACAATGGCTGTCATCCCCTCGGGCACATTCAACTATTTCGCCCGATCGCTCGACCTGCCCGAAGACATCGACCGCGCGGTGGATGTCATAGCGACGGGCCAGAAGCGTCCGACGAACATCGCGATGATCAACGACAGTGTGTTTCTCAACAATACAAGCATCGGGGCCTATTCCGCGATTCTGCAAAACCGCGAGGGCATCTATGCCAAATGGGGCCGCAGCCGCATTGCCGCCTATTGGTCGGTGATCAAGACGCTCGCAACCTTCCGCGCCCCGCTCAAGATCACGGTCACGATTGACGGGACCGCACGGGAGTACCGCACGCCGCTGGTATTTGTGATGAACAATGCCTTTCAGCTGGACCAGATGAATCTGCCCGGAAGGGCGCATATCGAGAACGGGCAGATGGTCTTGCTGATTGCGCCGCACACAAACCGCTGGGGGTTGCTCAAGAACGCCATGGCGCTGGGCATGGGGATCGCGAAACCGAAATCCGACTATGAGCTGCATGGTGCCGCCGAGTTCTGCATAGACATGAAGCGCAAGCGACGGGCCGTTGCACGCGATGGCGAGATCTCGAAAATGGCGGGGCCCTTCAACCTCAGGGTGGTGCACGGGGCCCTTGATGTGATCGTCCCCTCTGAAACAGCCGCTACGGAAGCGGTGCGATGA
- a CDS encoding peptidylprolyl isomerase: MQKPLTFLAPLALAAALAMPAAAQDNKSTDPTTVVATVNGTEITLGHMVAAWASLPEQYQQLPEDVLFSGILKQLIEQTALSQDFDGELPPRVDILLENERRSLIAGENINAVMGADLDEADVQAAYEETYGEGSQEPEYNASHILVETEEAALEVQKQLADGADFATVAREKSTGPSGPNGGELGWFGKGAMVPEFENAVLELEAGEVSDPVKTQFGWHIVKLNETRIPDAPALEEVREEIELQLRQTIAQQKIEETVAAAEVDRSGEDSVDPAAIKNLGLLE, translated from the coding sequence ATGCAAAAACCTCTCACTTTCCTGGCACCGCTCGCGCTGGCTGCCGCACTCGCGATGCCTGCCGCGGCACAGGACAACAAGAGCACCGACCCCACCACCGTCGTCGCCACCGTCAACGGCACCGAAATCACGCTGGGCCACATGGTCGCCGCATGGGCCAGCCTGCCGGAACAGTACCAGCAGCTTCCGGAGGACGTTCTGTTCAGCGGTATCCTCAAGCAGCTGATCGAACAAACCGCCCTCAGCCAGGATTTCGACGGTGAATTGCCACCGCGTGTCGATATCCTTCTGGAAAACGAACGCCGGTCGCTGATCGCGGGCGAAAACATCAACGCCGTGATGGGTGCCGATCTGGACGAAGCCGACGTGCAGGCCGCCTATGAGGAAACCTATGGCGAAGGCAGCCAGGAACCCGAATACAACGCCTCCCACATTCTGGTCGAAACCGAAGAAGCCGCTCTTGAGGTGCAAAAGCAGCTTGCCGATGGTGCCGATTTCGCAACCGTCGCGCGCGAGAAATCGACAGGCCCCTCCGGCCCCAACGGCGGCGAGCTTGGCTGGTTCGGAAAAGGCGCCATGGTGCCTGAATTCGAAAACGCGGTTCTGGAACTCGAGGCCGGCGAAGTCTCCGACCCGGTCAAGACCCAGTTCGGCTGGCACATCGTGAAGCTGAACGAAACGCGCATCCCCGATGCACCGGCGCTGGAAGAAGTGCGCGAAGAGATCGAGCTTCAGCTGCGCCAGACGATTGCCCAGCAAAAGATCGAAGAAACCGTGGCCGCAGCCGAAGTGGACCGGAGCGGTGAAGACAGCGTTGATCCCGCCGCGATCAAGAACCTCGGCCTGCTGGAGTAA
- a CDS encoding phosphate ABC transporter substrate-binding/OmpA family protein: protein MKRVIRAAVFAALFLSGAPLPAMAQDVTLTSRDSEVEINGTLLGFDGEFYRVETEYGELTLDGSGVNCAGPGCPNLQNYVAELQISGAATMGAVVMPALLEAFAQKNGYTTERETEGEATTFTYLLRSTDDKSVAARFYFRASNTDEGFADLLADEADIVMSLREIRPDERIRAREAGLGDMTGRNRSRVLSLDAIVPVVSPSNPVRGISPERLARVLAGEITNWARLGGPDVPIDLHLPDEGSGLGQAIFDQILRPAQLEAVAESATRHALPSSLAAAVEDDTFALGLTSYADRGNTVDLTLTGTCGFSLKASRRTIKTEDYPLTAPMFLYFPARRLPRIAREFLAFTRGPAAQIVIRRAGFVDQSPEEISVEEQGNRFANAILAAGTETTLEEVQRMTATLAPMARLSTSFRFEAGSIRLDAQSRSNVQQLARALEVGTYDARRLLFVGFSDGNGPAEANREIALRRADAVRRAVTEAAVAVEAGRVELGVDAFGEAMPMACDDSAWGRQANRRVEVWVR from the coding sequence ATGAAAAGAGTGATACGTGCGGCGGTCTTCGCCGCACTTTTTCTTTCTGGCGCACCGCTTCCTGCCATGGCGCAGGATGTGACCCTGACCTCGCGTGATAGCGAGGTCGAGATCAACGGCACGTTGCTGGGCTTTGACGGAGAATTCTACAGGGTCGAGACCGAATACGGCGAGTTGACGCTCGACGGGTCCGGTGTGAACTGCGCGGGTCCGGGGTGTCCCAACCTGCAGAACTACGTGGCCGAGCTACAGATCTCGGGCGCGGCGACGATGGGCGCCGTGGTGATGCCCGCCCTGCTGGAGGCCTTCGCCCAGAAGAACGGATACACCACCGAGCGCGAGACCGAGGGGGAGGCCACGACCTTTACCTACCTGCTTCGCAGTACCGACGATAAGAGCGTTGCGGCGCGGTTTTACTTTCGCGCCAGCAATACCGACGAAGGTTTCGCCGATCTTCTGGCGGACGAGGCCGACATCGTCATGTCTCTGCGCGAGATCAGGCCGGACGAACGGATCCGCGCCCGCGAGGCCGGTCTGGGCGACATGACTGGTCGAAACCGAAGCCGCGTCCTGTCTCTGGATGCGATTGTGCCGGTCGTCTCTCCGTCCAATCCGGTGCGCGGCATCTCGCCCGAACGTCTGGCCCGCGTATTGGCCGGAGAGATCACCAATTGGGCGCGATTGGGGGGCCCGGATGTTCCCATAGACCTTCATTTGCCCGACGAAGGTTCAGGATTGGGGCAGGCGATATTCGACCAGATCCTGCGCCCCGCGCAGCTGGAGGCGGTCGCCGAAAGCGCCACACGCCACGCGCTGCCATCGTCGCTTGCTGCCGCAGTCGAGGACGATACATTCGCGCTTGGTCTGACCAGCTACGCGGATCGGGGCAATACCGTGGATCTGACGCTGACCGGCACCTGCGGCTTTTCGCTGAAGGCGTCGCGCCGCACCATCAAGACCGAGGATTATCCGCTGACCGCGCCGATGTTCCTGTATTTTCCCGCACGGCGCTTGCCGCGCATCGCGCGGGAATTTCTGGCTTTCACCCGCGGCCCCGCCGCCCAGATCGTGATCCGGCGGGCCGGATTCGTGGATCAGTCCCCCGAAGAAATCTCTGTGGAAGAGCAGGGAAACCGGTTCGCGAACGCTATCCTCGCAGCGGGGACGGAAACCACACTCGAAGAGGTGCAGCGCATGACAGCGACGCTTGCGCCGATGGCGCGGCTGTCTACGTCGTTTCGGTTCGAAGCGGGGTCAATCAGGCTGGACGCGCAGTCACGCTCGAACGTGCAGCAGCTGGCGCGTGCGCTCGAAGTCGGGACCTATGACGCGCGACGGCTGCTGTTTGTCGGTTTCAGTGACGGTAACGGCCCCGCCGAGGCAAACCGCGAGATCGCCCTGCGGCGCGCGGATGCGGTCCGCCGCGCCGTCACCGAAGCGGCCGTTGCCGTGGAGGCGGGGCGCGTTGAGCTGGGCGTTGACGCCTTCGGTGAAGCCATGCCAATGGCCTGCGACGACAGCGCGTGGGGCCGGCAGGCCAACCGGCGCGTCGAGGTCTGGGTGCGCTGA
- the mutT gene encoding 8-oxo-dGTP diphosphatase MutT, whose amino-acid sequence MKTVLVSAVALIDVDGRVLIAQRPEGKAMAGLWEFPGGKVEAGETPETALIRELHEELGIDTWSSCLAPLTFASHSYDDFHLLMPLFACRKWNGTPVAREGQSLKWAKPNELRNYPMPAADIPLIPILRDWL is encoded by the coding sequence TTGAAGACGGTTCTTGTTTCGGCTGTCGCGCTGATCGACGTCGACGGGCGTGTCCTGATTGCGCAGCGCCCCGAGGGCAAGGCGATGGCGGGCCTTTGGGAGTTTCCGGGCGGCAAGGTAGAGGCGGGGGAAACTCCCGAAACGGCCCTGATCCGTGAGCTTCACGAAGAGTTGGGGATCGATACGTGGTCTTCCTGCCTCGCGCCTCTGACCTTTGCCAGCCACAGCTACGACGACTTCCATCTGCTGATGCCGCTTTTTGCCTGCCGGAAGTGGAATGGAACGCCAGTTGCGCGCGAGGGACAGTCCCTGAAATGGGCAAAGCCGAACGAGCTGAGGAACTATCCCATGCCAGCCGCCGATATTCCGCTGATCCCGATCTTGCGGGACTGGCTGTAA
- a CDS encoding hemerythrin domain-containing protein, which produces MTNEKSDFDLTKRSGLPDALRALLTEYPRAGWEENPNYSQLIAFWLDRHLMFRRLNTQLLGDAEAMLDKRDDPDTYRRKLHRFGGMLIGELHGHHQIEDAHYFPVMSRLDTGLARGFDILDRDHHQMDALLSALAESANAVLKAGDDITDPVAEFHRTISGFAPMLDRHLVDEEDLVVPVLLKYAPLEFR; this is translated from the coding sequence ATGACCAATGAAAAATCCGACTTCGATCTCACCAAGCGCTCCGGCCTGCCGGACGCGCTGCGCGCTCTCCTGACCGAATATCCCCGCGCGGGCTGGGAGGAGAACCCGAATTATTCGCAACTGATCGCATTCTGGCTGGACCGTCATCTGATGTTTCGCCGCCTGAACACACAGCTTCTTGGCGATGCCGAAGCGATGCTGGACAAGCGCGACGATCCGGACACCTACCGGCGCAAACTGCACCGGTTCGGTGGCATGCTCATCGGAGAGCTGCACGGACACCACCAGATCGAGGATGCGCATTACTTTCCGGTCATGTCCCGTTTGGACACCGGTCTTGCGCGCGGTTTCGACATTCTGGATCGGGACCACCACCAGATGGATGCGCTGCTCTCAGCGCTGGCGGAATCGGCGAACGCGGTGCTGAAGGCCGGAGACGACATCACCGACCCCGTTGCGGAATTTCACCGGACGATCAGCGGCTTCGCCCCCATGCTCGACCGGCATCTGGTAGACGAGGAAGACCTCGTGGTGCCGGTTTTGCTGAAATACGCACCGCTGGAATTCCGCTAG
- the radC gene encoding RadC family protein produces MREFDEQPLPFLLDEAPTAAAVGGKQPSYIADHRQRLRARFMAGGPDAIPDYEMLELVLFRAIPRRDVKPLARALMDRFGDFNRVITASEARLRDISGVGDAVIVELKIVAAAARRMARAKVMKTHALSGWDALLDYCHTTMAHHEIEQFRVLYLDRKNVLIGDEQQAQGTVDHVPVYPREVAKRALELNASALILVHNHPSGDPTPSQADIDMTNRINAACDALGITLHDHLIIGKSTELSFRAEGYL; encoded by the coding sequence ATGCGCGAATTCGATGAACAGCCCCTTCCCTTTCTCCTTGATGAAGCCCCGACCGCTGCGGCAGTCGGGGGCAAGCAGCCGTCCTATATTGCCGACCATCGCCAACGTCTGCGGGCGCGCTTCATGGCCGGGGGGCCGGACGCGATCCCGGATTACGAGATGCTGGAACTCGTCCTTTTCCGCGCCATTCCACGCCGGGACGTGAAACCGCTCGCACGTGCCCTGATGGACCGCTTTGGCGACTTCAACCGCGTCATCACCGCGTCAGAGGCCCGTTTGCGCGATATCTCGGGCGTGGGGGATGCCGTTATCGTCGAGCTCAAGATCGTCGCCGCTGCGGCGCGCCGGATGGCCCGCGCCAAGGTCATGAAAACCCACGCCCTGTCGGGGTGGGACGCTCTGCTGGATTACTGCCATACCACGATGGCGCATCACGAAATCGAACAATTTCGGGTTCTGTATCTGGACCGCAAGAATGTCCTGATCGGCGACGAACAGCAGGCGCAGGGCACCGTCGATCATGTTCCGGTCTACCCGCGCGAAGTGGCGAAACGCGCGCTCGAACTCAATGCCAGTGCGCTGATCCTCGTCCACAATCATCCCTCCGGCGATCCGACCCCGTCGCAGGCGGATATCGACATGACCAACCGGATCAACGCCGCCTGCGATGCGCTGGGTATCACGCTACACGACCATCTGATTATCGGAAAATCCACCGAACTCAGCTTCCGTGCAGAAGGCTACCTCTAG
- the secA gene encoding preprotein translocase subunit SecA, translating to MLGLGNITKKVFGTANDRKVKSVRPLVEKINALEPEFEALSDEEIKNRTEALAKRAMQGESLDDLLPEAFANCREAARRTLGLRAFDTQLMGGIFLHQGNVAEQKTGEGKTLTATFAAYLNALTGKGVHVVTVNEYLVKRDAEWMGKVFASLGLTTGYIYSGMPDDAKKSAYACDVTYATNNELGFDYLRDNMKSELSQIYQKYHNFAIVDEVDSILIDEARTPLIISGPSEDRSDLYKTIDTLIPSLREEHYELDEKTRNVTFTDEGNEFLEEQLRARELLEEGFTLYDPESTSVVHHVNQGLRAHKLFQKDKDYIVRDGEVVLIDEFTGRMMAGRRLGDGLHQAIEAKEGVDIKPENITLASVTFQNYFRLYDKLAGMTGTAMTEAEEFGQIYGLGVVAVPTNLPIARVDEDDAVYRTQTEKYAAMIEKVKEAHERGQPCLVGTTSIEKSEMLSQLLTAEGIKHNVLNARQHEQEAQIVGDAGKLGAVTIATNMAGRGTDIQLGGNVEMRVQDALAADPDGDPVAIRERIEAETADEKKKVLEAGGLWVIASERHESRRIDNQLRGRSGRQGDPGRSSFFLSLEDDLMRIFGSERLEKVLTSLGLKEGEAIVHPWVNKSLERAQAKVEGRNFDIRKQLLKFDDVMNEQRKVIFGQRREIMEAEDLHEITDDMRHQAIDDLIDQYMPPNTYADQWDTQGFYAAVIEHLGVDVPIIAWCEEDGVDEEIVRERLVEATDKMMAEKAEQFGPENMRNIEKQLLLNTIDTKWREHLLTLEHLRSVVGFRGYAQRDPLNEYKNESFQLFEGMLDSLRADVTQKLSRIKPLSEEEQQQMIEQMIAQQRATAQAGARAQPATDTPAPAVDAAAGFDEENPETWGNPGRNDLCPCGSGKKFKHCHGRLT from the coding sequence ATGCTCGGACTGGGAAACATTACCAAGAAGGTTTTTGGCACTGCGAATGATCGCAAGGTCAAGTCGGTCAGGCCGCTGGTGGAAAAGATCAACGCACTTGAGCCCGAGTTCGAGGCGCTGAGCGACGAAGAGATCAAGAACCGCACCGAAGCGCTGGCCAAACGCGCGATGCAAGGCGAAAGCCTTGACGATCTGCTGCCCGAAGCCTTCGCGAACTGCCGCGAGGCCGCGCGCCGCACGCTGGGTCTGCGGGCCTTCGACACACAGCTGATGGGCGGGATTTTCCTGCATCAGGGCAACGTGGCCGAACAGAAAACCGGCGAAGGCAAGACGCTGACAGCCACTTTCGCCGCCTATCTCAACGCGCTTACCGGCAAGGGCGTGCATGTGGTCACCGTGAACGAATACCTCGTGAAGCGGGACGCGGAATGGATGGGCAAGGTGTTTGCCTCTCTGGGGCTGACGACCGGCTATATCTATTCGGGCATGCCCGATGACGCCAAGAAATCCGCCTATGCCTGCGACGTGACCTACGCCACCAATAACGAACTCGGCTTTGACTATCTGCGCGACAACATGAAGTCCGAGCTGAGCCAGATTTACCAGAAGTACCACAACTTCGCCATTGTGGACGAGGTCGACAGCATCCTGATCGACGAGGCGCGCACGCCGCTCATCATCTCGGGCCCGTCCGAGGACCGGTCGGATCTGTACAAGACCATCGACACGCTGATCCCCTCCCTGCGGGAGGAGCATTACGAGTTGGACGAAAAGACCCGCAACGTGACCTTCACCGACGAAGGCAACGAATTCCTCGAAGAGCAATTGCGCGCGCGCGAGCTTCTGGAAGAGGGCTTCACGCTCTACGATCCCGAAAGCACCTCTGTGGTGCACCACGTCAATCAGGGTCTGCGGGCGCACAAGCTGTTCCAGAAAGACAAGGATTACATCGTCCGCGACGGCGAGGTCGTGCTGATCGACGAATTCACCGGCCGGATGATGGCCGGCCGCCGTCTGGGGGACGGTTTGCATCAGGCCATCGAGGCCAAGGAAGGCGTCGACATCAAGCCCGAGAACATCACGCTCGCGTCGGTCACTTTCCAGAACTACTTCCGTCTGTACGACAAGCTGGCCGGTATGACCGGAACGGCGATGACAGAAGCCGAGGAATTCGGCCAGATTTACGGTCTGGGTGTGGTTGCCGTCCCTACCAACCTGCCGATCGCGCGTGTCGACGAAGACGATGCTGTCTATCGCACGCAGACCGAAAAATACGCAGCAATGATCGAAAAGGTGAAGGAAGCGCACGAGCGCGGCCAGCCCTGTCTTGTCGGGACCACCTCGATCGAGAAGTCGGAAATGCTGAGCCAGCTGCTGACCGCCGAAGGCATCAAGCACAACGTCCTGAACGCCCGCCAGCACGAACAGGAAGCCCAGATCGTCGGAGATGCGGGCAAGCTGGGTGCGGTGACAATCGCGACCAACATGGCCGGTCGTGGCACCGATATCCAGCTTGGCGGTAACGTCGAGATGCGGGTGCAGGACGCGCTGGCCGCCGACCCCGACGGTGATCCTGTCGCGATCCGCGAGCGGATCGAGGCCGAGACGGCTGATGAGAAAAAGAAGGTGCTCGAAGCGGGTGGTCTTTGGGTAATCGCGTCCGAGCGCCACGAGAGCCGCCGCATCGACAACCAGCTGCGCGGCCGGTCGGGCCGTCAGGGGGATCCGGGGCGTTCGTCGTTCTTCCTCTCGCTCGAAGACGACCTGATGCGGATTTTCGGATCCGAGCGTCTGGAAAAGGTGCTGACATCGCTTGGCCTGAAGGAAGGCGAAGCCATCGTACACCCTTGGGTGAACAAATCGCTCGAACGGGCGCAGGCGAAGGTCGAGGGGCGCAACTTCGATATCCGCAAGCAGCTGCTGAAATTCGACGACGTGATGAACGAACAGCGCAAGGTGATCTTTGGCCAGCGGCGCGAGATCATGGAAGCTGAGGATCTGCACGAAATCACCGACGACATGCGCCATCAGGCCATCGACGACCTGATCGACCAGTACATGCCGCCCAACACCTACGCCGACCAGTGGGACACGCAGGGGTTCTATGCCGCTGTCATCGAACATCTCGGTGTGGACGTTCCGATCATCGCCTGGTGCGAAGAGGACGGCGTCGACGAAGAGATCGTGCGCGAACGCCTGGTCGAGGCCACCGACAAGATGATGGCCGAAAAAGCCGAACAGTTCGGCCCCGAAAACATGCGCAATATCGAAAAGCAGTTGTTGCTGAACACCATCGATACGAAATGGCGTGAGCACCTGCTGACGCTTGAACATCTGCGGTCTGTTGTCGGGTTCCGCGGCTACGCGCAGCGTGATCCGCTGAACGAATACAAGAACGAATCCTTCCAGCTGTTCGAGGGGATGCTCGATAGCCTGCGGGCGGACGTCACCCAGAAGCTGTCGCGAATCAAGCCGCTGAGCGAGGAAGAGCAGCAGCAGATGATCGAACAGATGATCGCCCAGCAGCGTGCAACCGCACAGGCCGGCGCCAGAGCACAGCCCGCGACAGATACTCCTGCGCCCGCTGTGGATGCCGCCGCAGGCTTTGACGAGGAGAACCCCGAAACATGGGGAAATCCGGGCCGAAACGATCTGTGCCCTTGCGGGTCCGGAAAGAAATTCAAGCATTGCCATGGCAGGCTGACCTGA
- the argJ gene encoding bifunctional glutamate N-acetyltransferase/amino-acid acetyltransferase ArgJ: MAKITSVSPLAPARFPDLPVIDGVRFATAAAGVKYKDRTDVMLALLAPGSVVAGAFTRSATRAAPVLDCQTKIGKPSDAGAAILVNSGNANAFTGRHGIASVEAITAAVAAACDVPQDRVFTSSTGVIGEPLPHDRITAVLSGLAAETRTDRIADAAKAIMTTDTFPKGASAEVDVDGSTVRIAGIAKGSGMIAPDMATMLVYIFTDAQIEQTALQALVSHSNDHTFNCITVDSDTSTSDSLIVAATGASGVAVDDHPGFADALHGVMRDLAHQVVKDGEGATKFVEITVTGAASDSDAKTHAMAIANSPLIKTAIAGEDPNWGRIVMAVGKSGAAADRDRLSIRFGDVEVAKDGWRSETYSEEAAAAHMRGQNIEIGVDIGIGEGRATVWTCDLTHGYISINADYRS, encoded by the coding sequence ATGGCAAAAATCACTTCCGTCTCGCCGCTGGCGCCTGCGCGCTTTCCCGATCTTCCGGTCATTGACGGTGTGCGCTTCGCGACAGCCGCGGCGGGAGTGAAATACAAGGACCGCACCGATGTGATGCTGGCGCTTCTCGCACCGGGCAGCGTTGTGGCAGGGGCCTTCACCCGCTCCGCCACACGCGCGGCACCGGTTCTGGATTGCCAGACGAAGATCGGCAAACCGTCGGATGCCGGTGCCGCGATTCTCGTCAACTCGGGCAATGCGAATGCCTTTACCGGGCGTCACGGCATCGCGTCGGTCGAAGCGATCACTGCGGCGGTGGCGGCGGCCTGCGACGTTCCGCAGGACCGCGTGTTCACCTCCTCCACCGGCGTGATCGGTGAACCCCTGCCGCATGACCGGATCACCGCCGTCCTTTCAGGTCTGGCCGCCGAAACGCGGACAGACCGCATCGCAGATGCCGCCAAGGCAATCATGACAACCGATACATTCCCGAAAGGTGCTTCTGCCGAGGTGGATGTGGACGGAAGCACGGTCAGGATTGCCGGCATCGCCAAAGGGTCGGGCATGATCGCGCCGGATATGGCCACGATGCTTGTCTATATCTTCACCGATGCGCAGATCGAACAGACCGCGCTGCAGGCATTGGTCAGCCACAGCAATGACCACACGTTCAACTGCATCACCGTCGACAGCGATACCTCGACCTCGGACAGCCTGATCGTCGCGGCGACCGGCGCATCGGGCGTCGCCGTGGACGACCACCCCGGCTTTGCCGACGCATTGCACGGCGTGATGCGTGACCTCGCCCATCAGGTTGTGAAAGACGGCGAAGGGGCGACGAAGTTTGTCGAGATCACTGTCACCGGTGCCGCATCGGACAGCGATGCAAAGACCCACGCAATGGCGATCGCCAACTCTCCGCTGATCAAGACGGCCATCGCGGGCGAGGACCCGAACTGGGGCCGCATCGTCATGGCGGTCGGTAAGTCCGGCGCGGCAGCAGACCGCGACCGCCTTTCAATCCGCTTTGGCGATGTCGAGGTCGCCAAGGACGGCTGGCGCAGTGAAACCTACTCGGAAGAGGCCGCAGCCGCCCATATGCGCGGCCAGAATATCGAGATCGGCGTCGACATCGGGATCGGGGAAGGCCGCGCAACCGTCTGGACCTGCGATCTGACCCACGGCTACATCAGCATCAACGCGGATTACCGGTCTTGA
- a CDS encoding metallophosphoesterase family protein, which yields MTRLVHLSDLHFGKDRPDLLQPLTDAVNDLSPDLVVISGDLTQRAREREYRAAARFIDGLASPVLSVPGNHDIPIHRPFRRFFRPWGSYRKMIAPDLTPRFETDEAIVIGINTVDRFRWQTGRMSRGRIRHACAAMGDSAGDRARILVAHHPLEHPKRTKKKPIPGAQQALHQLLGCGADMILSGHLHVWHTGTFAHTTTREYGKAIQIHAGTSLSSRVRGEPNDFNLIEISQEHFDITRISYEDETTGFQRAEARRFDRASGMFVNA from the coding sequence ATGACACGTCTCGTTCATCTCTCGGACCTGCATTTCGGCAAGGACCGGCCCGATCTGTTGCAGCCGCTGACGGATGCGGTGAACGATCTGTCGCCGGATCTGGTTGTGATCTCTGGCGATCTGACCCAACGCGCCCGGGAACGCGAATACCGCGCGGCTGCGCGGTTCATCGACGGCCTCGCGTCTCCGGTTCTGAGCGTGCCGGGCAATCACGACATCCCGATCCATCGGCCTTTCCGAAGGTTTTTCCGCCCTTGGGGCAGCTATCGCAAGATGATCGCGCCCGACCTTACGCCGCGCTTCGAGACGGACGAGGCGATCGTGATCGGAATCAACACGGTAGACCGCTTTCGCTGGCAGACCGGCAGGATGAGCAGGGGGCGCATCAGACACGCCTGCGCGGCCATGGGCGACAGTGCGGGCGACCGGGCGCGCATCCTTGTGGCGCACCACCCGCTAGAGCACCCGAAACGCACGAAGAAAAAGCCGATCCCCGGCGCGCAGCAGGCCCTGCACCAACTGCTGGGGTGCGGTGCGGATATGATCCTGTCGGGTCATCTGCACGTTTGGCACACGGGCACCTTTGCGCATACGACCACACGCGAATACGGAAAAGCGATCCAGATTCACGCGGGCACCAGCCTGTCCTCCCGCGTGCGGGGAGAGCCGAACGATTTCAATCTGATCGAGATTTCACAGGAACATTTCGACATCACGCGCATCAGCTACGAAGACGAAACCACCGGCTTTCAACGCGCAGAGGCCCGGCGTTTCGACCGGGCCTCTGGTATGTTCGTCAACGCGTAG